In Trifolium pratense cultivar HEN17-A07 linkage group LG7, ARS_RC_1.1, whole genome shotgun sequence, a genomic segment contains:
- the LOC123897259 gene encoding probable aquaporin PIP-type 7a, protein MEAKEQDVSLGANKFPERQPIGIAAQSHDEGKDYKEPPPAPLFEPSELTSWSFYRAGIAEFVATFLFLYITILTVMGVSRSESKCKSVGIQGIAWSFGGMIFALVYCTAGISGGHINPAVTFGLFLARKLSLTRAVFYIVMQTLGAIAGAGVVKGFEGKTLYGKLNGGANFVAPGYTKGDGLGAEIVGTFVLVYTVFSATDAKRSARDSHVPILAPLPIGFAVFLVHLATIPITGTGINPARSLGAAIIFNKDLGWDDHWIFWVGPFIGAALAALYHTVVIRAIPFKSS, encoded by the exons ATGGAGGCAAAGGAACAAGATGTTTCATTGGGAGCTAACAAATTCCCAGAGAGACAACCAATTGGTATTGCAGCTCAGAGCCACGATGAAGGAAAGGACTACAAGGAGCCACCACCTGCACCTTTGTTTGAGCCTTCTGAACTCACTTCATGGTCTTTCTATAGAGCTGGGATAGCTGAGTTTGTGGCTACTTTTCTGTTTCTCTATATCACTATCTTGACTGTTATGGGTGTTAGCAGATCTGAATCCAAGTGtaaatctgttggtattcaagGAATTGCTTGGTCTTTTGGTGGTATGATCTTTGCTCTTGTTTACTGCACCGCCGGTATCTCAG GGGGTCACATAAACCCAGCAGTGACATTCGGTTTGTTCTTGGCAAGGAAATTGTCTCTGACTAGAGCGGTGTTTTACATCGTGATGCAGACCCTTGGTGCTATTGCTGGTGCTGGTGTGGTTAAGGGTTTTGAGGGAAAGACTTTGTACGGTAAACTCAACGGTGGTGCCAACTTTGTTGCTCCTGGTTACACAAAAGGTGATGGACTTGGTGCTGAGATTGTTGGTACCTTTGTTCTTGTCTACACTGTTTTCTCTGCCACTGATGCCAAACGTAGCGCCAGAGACTCCCACGTTCCT ATTTTGGCACCATTGCCAATTGGGTTCGCTGTGTTCTTGGTGCATTTGGCCACTATCCCAATTACTGGAACTGGTATCAACCCTGCTAGGAGTCTTGGTGCTGCAATTATCTTCAACAAAGATCTTGGTTGGGATGATCAT tGGATTTTCTGGGTTGGACCATTCATTGGTGCAGCACTTGCAGCCCTTTACCACACAGTTGTGATCAGAGCCATTCCTTTCAAATCAAGTTAA